The following are encoded together in the Planktothrix sp. FACHB-1365 genome:
- a CDS encoding NAD(P)/FAD-dependent oxidoreductase — MSLTEEILSQIPGNPFNGLRKADELWTGLKNNSLPLPNTVKQESQRLETVDYDVVICGGTLGILIGTTLVMKGWRVAVLERGKLRGREQEWNISRKELEVLIDLNLLSEVELKTAIATEYNPARLSFPNNIEIWVKDVLNIGVDPVYLLETLKNRFLELGGILLENTAYESAIIHPDGVEVNVTQIHSPRLAGEGLGERLIILKTRLLIDAMGHFSPLVRQARQGQKPDAVCLVVGTCATGYSNNETGDIFASFTPLENQCQYFWEAFPARDGRTTYLFTYLDADPQRFSLEYLFEDYFKLLPDYQQIELHQLTFKRALFGFFPCYKNSPLKMPWNRVFAIGDSSGNQSPLSFGGFGAMVRHLKRLTNGIDQALTTDQLSQNALSLLQPYQPSLSVTWLFQRSMSVGVQQTINPEQINQLLATVFQEMEQLGEPILKPFLQDVVQFLALTQTLSKTAINHPGLIFKIIPQVGLISLIDWTIHYWNLGIYTGLYPFAKTLKPAFQKLPPSSQYYYDRWLEAWQYGSGQDYD, encoded by the coding sequence ATGTCTCTCACCGAAGAAATTTTATCTCAAATCCCTGGAAACCCTTTCAACGGTTTACGAAAAGCAGATGAACTATGGACGGGGTTAAAAAATAATAGTCTTCCTCTTCCTAATACCGTTAAACAGGAATCTCAACGGTTGGAAACGGTGGATTATGATGTTGTTATTTGTGGGGGGACACTGGGAATTTTAATCGGTACAACCTTAGTGATGAAAGGGTGGCGAGTTGCGGTATTAGAACGAGGTAAACTGCGAGGACGGGAACAAGAATGGAATATTTCTCGCAAGGAATTAGAGGTTTTGATTGACTTAAATTTATTATCTGAGGTAGAATTAAAAACTGCGATCGCAACGGAATATAACCCAGCCCGTTTAAGTTTCCCGAATAATATTGAAATTTGGGTGAAAGATGTTCTTAATATAGGGGTTGATCCCGTTTATTTATTAGAAACCCTCAAAAATCGGTTTTTAGAATTAGGTGGGATTTTATTAGAAAATACGGCTTATGAATCAGCTATTATTCATCCTGATGGAGTGGAGGTAAATGTAACCCAAATCCATTCCCCTCGCCTTGCAGGAGAGGGGTTAGGGGAGAGGTTAATTATTCTAAAAACCCGTTTATTAATTGATGCAATGGGGCATTTTTCCCCTTTAGTTCGACAAGCCAGACAAGGACAAAAACCTGATGCAGTGTGTTTAGTAGTAGGAACCTGTGCAACGGGTTATTCTAATAATGAAACGGGGGATATTTTTGCCTCTTTTACTCCTTTAGAAAATCAATGTCAATATTTCTGGGAAGCCTTTCCCGCCAGAGATGGAAGAACAACTTATTTATTTACCTATTTAGATGCTGATCCTCAACGGTTTAGTTTAGAATATTTATTTGAAGATTATTTTAAACTCTTACCTGATTATCAACAAATTGAACTGCATCAATTAACCTTTAAACGGGCGTTATTTGGGTTTTTTCCTTGTTATAAAAATAGCCCCTTAAAAATGCCTTGGAATCGTGTTTTTGCCATTGGAGATAGTAGCGGGAATCAATCTCCCTTAAGTTTTGGAGGCTTTGGGGCGATGGTGCGTCATTTAAAACGGTTAACCAATGGTATTGATCAAGCGTTAACAACCGATCAATTAAGCCAAAATGCTTTATCTTTATTACAACCTTATCAACCCAGTTTATCCGTAACTTGGCTATTTCAACGGTCGATGAGTGTGGGGGTTCAACAAACCATTAACCCGGAACAAATTAATCAGTTATTAGCAACAGTATTTCAAGAAATGGAACAATTAGGAGAACCCATTTTAAAACCGTTTTTGCAAGATGTGGTACAGTTTTTAGCCTTAACTCAAACCTTATCAAAAACAGCGATTAATCATCCCGGTTTAATTTTTAAAATTATTCCACAAGTGGGATTAATTAGTTTAATCGATTGGACAATTCACTACTGGAATTTAGGGATTTATACAGGTTTATATCCGTTTGCAAAAACCCTAAAACCTGCGTTCCAAAAATTACCACCTTCTTCTCAATACTATTATGATCGTTGGTTAGAAGCTTGGCAATATGGTTCAGGACAGGATTATGATTAA
- a CDS encoding F390 synthetase-related protein gives MKHTLTILQHYLQTKYFRQFNSREQLLTWQNQQVQKFFNKVLPKSPFYQQYYQGLEISDWQNFPMIDKAKMMENFDQLNTVEISASEAFEIALKAEQTRDFNSNLGGYTVGLSTGTSGNRGLFLVSSQEQWIWAGTILAKLLPNFILYPEKIAFFLRANSRLYETVKSRRLQFKFFDLLDLITNHIQRLNHYQPTILVAPASLLRLLATSQKQGCLKISPKKIVSVAEVLDPLDADYISSVFNQMIHQVYQCTEGFLGYTCNYGTLHLNEDIVAIQKDYLDDHQSRFMPIITDFRRTTQPIIRYRLNDILVERKTPCQCGSVFMAIEQIEGRQDDIFYLHHKFTNEWVTIFPDFIRRAIVMVSTNIEDYQVMQLSLNRIEVALKVRNREKDVIQEEVRKSLRSLFERLHCEIPEIVFLDEFPTIPMGQKRRRVWQLQKPGFFEKPGF, from the coding sequence ATGAAACACACATTAACCATTCTTCAACATTATTTACAAACAAAATATTTTAGACAATTCAACAGCCGAGAACAGTTATTAACTTGGCAAAATCAACAGGTTCAGAAGTTTTTCAATAAGGTTTTGCCAAAATCTCCCTTTTATCAACAGTATTATCAAGGTTTAGAAATTTCTGATTGGCAAAATTTTCCGATGATTGATAAAGCAAAAATGATGGAAAATTTTGATCAACTCAATACCGTTGAAATTTCAGCCTCAGAAGCCTTTGAAATAGCCTTAAAAGCTGAACAAACACGAGATTTTAACTCTAATTTAGGTGGCTATACTGTTGGGTTATCAACGGGAACCAGTGGAAATCGAGGATTATTTTTAGTTAGTTCTCAAGAACAATGGATTTGGGCGGGAACAATTTTAGCCAAATTATTACCCAATTTTATTTTATATCCTGAGAAAATTGCATTTTTTCTAAGGGCAAATAGTCGATTATATGAAACGGTAAAAAGTCGGCGTTTACAATTCAAATTCTTTGATTTATTAGACCTAATTACCAACCATATTCAACGCTTAAATCATTATCAACCCACAATTTTAGTTGCACCTGCTTCTTTATTACGATTATTAGCTACATCTCAAAAACAAGGCTGTTTAAAAATATCACCGAAAAAAATAGTTTCTGTTGCAGAAGTTCTAGATCCTTTAGATGCAGATTATATTAGCAGTGTTTTTAATCAAATGATTCATCAAGTTTATCAATGTACAGAAGGATTTTTAGGTTATACCTGTAACTATGGAACTTTACATCTGAATGAGGATATTGTTGCTATTCAGAAAGACTATTTAGATGATCATCAATCTCGATTTATGCCGATTATAACCGATTTTAGACGCACAACGCAACCGATTATTCGTTATCGTCTCAATGATATTTTAGTTGAACGAAAAACGCCTTGTCAATGTGGGTCAGTATTTATGGCAATTGAACAAATTGAAGGACGACAGGATGATATTTTTTATCTTCATCATAAGTTTACTAATGAATGGGTAACAATTTTTCCTGATTTTATTCGCAGGGCAATTGTTATGGTTTCTACAAATATTGAAGATTATCAAGTGATGCAGTTAAGTTTAAATCGCATAGAAGTTGCTTTGAAAGTTAGAAATCGAGAAAAAGATGTGATTCAAGAAGAGGTTAGGAAATCGTTAAGATCGCTTTTTGAACGTCTGCACTGTGAGATCCCTGAAATTGTATTTCTTGATGAATTTCCTACTATTCCAATGGGGCAAAAACGCCGAAGAGTTTGGCAACTTCAGAAACCGGGTTTCTTCGAGAAACCCGGTTTCTAA